A window of Ananas comosus cultivar F153 linkage group 11, ASM154086v1, whole genome shotgun sequence genomic DNA:
GGGCTCAACGGCTGTTGAGCCGTTGAGTGCTctttttattttcgaaaatatactttattattattattatttaaaaagcttaaaaaattaaaaagatatttttttgatCAAAATGATATAATGTCCTCactaacattcaaaattttactattagaaaggatattttggtcaaaaattattaaaaattatggaaaaaactaatattagttttatattgaaaagttaaatttattgtttgtgttttagtttttttgaaatttttaaaaaattttttaaaaagttgggTATAATAgtgtaaattaaaaactataagtcaaaaaattattatttaaactctttttcttaaaaaaataattaaaaaaatacaaaaaaggaCGATCGGAAAGAAATAGGAGGAAAAAAGAGCCTATTAGGCTATTACTAGGCTAGGACAAAGCCCGGCGaggggccgggccgggccgaccCTTGGCCCGATTCGGCCCGGTTAATGTGGTCCATGCCGTTACACCCCTACATATGCCCTGCTATTGAGATTTTAAGGGCCTGCACAATTTAAGAATCGGATGTAAGGATGCAACCGGATCCGGGCTCTTGGAGCTCTGTCCCCAATACGCTTCATCCGGGTCAGGTAAAAGAATCGAAAGGAAGACAGAAGATTTCTTGCTTTTTTTCATTCACTCCGATCCGTCCCCCTCCCCCCACAAAAAAGAAATCAATCTATTCCAAATCTGTTCCGATTCGTCCAGAAAAATAGGGGAGGCAGATAGGAAGCCCCTTCGGCTGTGAGATCAATCACAATGGGCCCACATCAATCCTTTGAGAGTTTTTGGGGTTGGCCATTTCTCTTCCCTTGGGGATGACCACAACATTGCTGTCCCTGTAAACCATGTTGGGCCCAAATCTTATGGACCCCCACTCTAGATGTTGGGCTCCTCGTCCCATCCAATGGTTGAGAATTCAAAGACAACTCCCACTTTCTTAATTCTTGACCCACCCACCCACCcacccacacacacactcttTACTGCCACACATTCATGTGAACAGGAAAGAACCGTCACTATACAGCACTAGTAAACACACATAAAGCACATTAAAAAGCCAGGAAGATCCTTCCCCCCTCTTATCACACGACAAGATAGAAACTTTGTCAGTTTCTCTAGATTGACAATTACTTCTTTTCTACGTGTTCTGTGAATTGGTTGAGACATCTCGTGAAGTTTTATTTTCGcgcataataattatttaatatttttcaacGATATAGTACCAAAACTCTATGAATTCGTGTCTTACGAGACTGctacttttttataattttatccgATATAATTCGAGTCTTGCCTGTCTCATTTAATTATCTCCCATCTAATTCGTCTACATCAAAGCAAGAGATCTTGAATTTGAATCGATCCCgtctcatttatttatttatttttttatttaattcaagtccacatcTTTGGTCTCTCAAAACGTGGAGTATAGAAACGAGGAAGAGTgttaaattaaaagtatcaaTTCGACCCGTGCAGTAAAACCAGATGGAGAAGGCCAACCACATGTTTTGGTGGTGTTCCCTTGCTCCACCCAGAAATGTCATGGCTCTCTATCCATTTTAGACTTGCGGATAAAGAACTTCTTCCTTGTGTTAGGATCCATGCTAGATATCCCTTGGCCTGTTCCTTAGAATTTAACTAGATATCTTTATGTCTTGGCCTAGTGAGTTGACATAGTTATACtttatcatcttcttcttcttaattaTCCTTCTTCTTGGTTTTGAATCCTTTTTTGGCGGTTGGAATTGGCCAAGTAATGAGAGAAGGGATAAGGAATGTTTGGATAAGCATATCTCTTCATGCTTGTTAGATTAGGCTTCGTGGTTGCGGCCTCGATCGCAGCCTATGCAGTTAGGCAGGTTAACTGTTCGCGGCCGCTGCAAGTAAAGCCTCCAGGTACTTCACTTACtgttaagtttaaattttgaatcaacaAATATGTTGTTCTGTGCTTCCCTACAATTATCTTCTGCTGTGCTTCAGAAAATGGCGAGCTGGCACCAAAACTTGAGCataaagaggaagaggaaaaagattCGGAATATGATGTCAAAGAACATGTATGTATAGATTATTTCCTGCTTATTTTGTTTGTAGTTTTGTTAAGTGTGTGGTTTTGATTTACAACCTCATATCTTTATAGgttgagaaagaagaagaggaggaggaggaggaggagaaagttAAAACAATCAACAGCGTGATAAATCCAGCCCAAAGCAATTCGACTCCTGTCAACATAGAAGATGATGAAATGCTCCCCGACTTCGAAAACCTCCTCTCCGGAGAAATCGAATTACCGCTGCCGAACGATAAGTTCGACGTCAAGGAGAAGTCTCAGTACGATATCGAGATGGCCAACAATGCTTCTGAATTGGAGAGGCTTCGCAATTTGGTTAAGGAGTTGGAGGAAAGGGAGGTTAAGCTCGAAGGCGAGCTTCTCGAGTACTACGGCCTTAAAGAGCAGGAGTCGGATATAGCTGAATTGCAGAAGCAGCTGAAGATCAAGACAGTGGAGATTGATATGCTGAACATAACAATAAACTCTTTGCAAGCGGAGAGGAAGAAGCTTCAGGAGGAAATCGCGCAAAGTGCTTCTGCGAAGAAGGAGTTGGAGGTTGCGAGAAACAAGATAAAGGAGCTTCAGAGGCAGATACAGCTCGACGCGAGCCAGACGAAGGGGCAGCTTCTGCTTCTGAAGCAGCAGGTCACGGGGCTGcaggcgaaggaggaggaggcgtcGAAGAGAGATGCGGAGGTCGAGAAGAAGCTGAAAGCTTTTAAGGAGATGGAAGTGGAGGTGGTGGagttgaggaggaggagcaagGAGCTGCAGCATGAGAAGAGGGAGCTGACGGTGAAGCTTGATGCTGCTGAAGCCAAAGTGGCAGAGCTCTCCAATTTGACAGAGGTATGTAAACTGTAAAATTTCTATTTACTTGTACAAATTTTGGAGCTTTTCATTGTGCAAATGATTAGTTAGTTGCTCTTTTTCGGACCACTTTTTATCGTTGTACCGTCGATGGCTGCAGGAAAAAGTGGTTAGCAACCATGGCCCGGTTTTGTTTGGTGTGTAGAGTCGCTGTATTTTATCCTAGTTTAATTTCTTTACTGTGTTGTCACTTTAGGCCCATGTTATTGGTTTTATATGTTTGTTTCCATGCTACATATTTCCTTTTACACAGGATTGAGGTGTGTGGTTATGGTTTAGCAGCATGTGTGGAGTTTGGATTTGTTGTATTCGGGCATCATACATTTGTCTGTATCCTTTCAGTTTTACAGTAAATGTAATCGAAAATATTAGCTTAATAAGGCATTTTTCTGATTTCCGTTTGGATTAAGCCTGTGTAATTACTCCTAAGAAAAAGCAATGTTTTAATCTTGAGcactacttttttttattctaaatatcATTTTGCGGCGTAAGCATAAATTGATAGTAGCACTCTTCGTTGAAGGGTTATCGAGAGAGAATATTCTTAACTACTATTTCGCTTTTACCTGATTCTAAGTTCtttaagaaaattttagtttgaaaataagTGCAGTGAGTCCTGAAGGACTGACCGGCAAAAGGTTCTAAATTGACATACATAAATCTTGTTATGAACTTAATTTCAGGCAAGGTAAAAGCGAAAAGGGAAGAAATAGTGATTTCGTCATAGAAtaagcaaaattttttattgtgaGGAGTGAACGTAAATGTTCGAACAATCATCATATATGCGTTTTCGCCCCTCTGTTTAAATAGAGTAGATAGTGCCTACGTATTTGTTTTTGTTCTTCACACAGAAAAAGAAAGTCTAAGAACATATCTTTCTCATTGATAACACAGAGTGATTTGGTCGCCAGCGCGAGAGAGGAGATCACCAATCTAAGACACATCAATGAAGATCTCTCCAAGCAAGTTGAAGGCCTACAAATGAACCGGTTCAGCGAAGTAGAGGAACTGGTCTACCTGCGCTGGGTCAACGCGTGCCTACGCTACGAACTCCGGAATTACCAAACTACTTCAGGCAAAATCTCGGCTCGCGATCTGAACAAAAGCTTAAGCCCGAAATCGCAAGAGAGAGCCAAACAGCTTATGCTAGAATACGCTGGATCCGAGCGCGGCCAAGGCGACACCGATCTCGAAAGTGTTTCCTCAATGCCTTCTTCGCCAGGAAGCGAAGACTTCGACAATGCTTCTATAGACAGCTTATCTAGCAGATACAGCTCTCTCAGCAAGAAACCAACTATAATTCAAAAGCTTAAGAAGTGGGGGAAAAGCAAGGATGATAACGGCTCTTTAGCCTCGCCCACAAGGTCCCCGATGAGGACTAGTGTGAGTAAAGCGAAGGGCCCGTTGGAAGCTCTGATGCTAAGAAACGCCGGAGATGGCATGGCCATCACTAGTTTCGGAAGGAAAGAACAAGACCCCAATGACTTCTTGGAAGATGCTAATCTCCCGCAGATAAGAACGCAAATGTCGTCGAATGACCAATTGAACAATGTGGCGGCTTCGTTCCACCTTATGTCGAGGACGGTCGAAGGTGTAGCTGAGGACAAGTATCCGGCATTCAAAGACAGGCACAAGCTCGCGTTGGAGAGGGAGAAGGCGATAAAGGAGAAAGCAGACCAAGCGAGAGCGGAGAGGTTCGGCAATAGTAGCAGTGATTTGAAAACCAAAGTAGAGAGGGAGAAACCTGTTTCGCTCCCTCCGAAGCTAGCCCAAATAAAGGAGAAGGTTCCAACGGCTAGTTCGGATTCAAATGAGCAGTCTAGTGATAGCAAAATGGATAGTGCGGTAGTAGTGAGTAAAACCAAGCTTGCTCACATTGAGAAAAGGGCTCCGAGAGTTCCTCGCCCGCCACCGACACCGTCGGGCGGTGCTCCTGCAAGTGGTAATACCTCAGGTGGCTTACCGCCACCGCCTCCACGTCCGCCACCGCCTCCAGGtgcgccgccaccaccgccgccacctGGCAGGCCTGGCgggccaccgccaccgccgccacctcctGGAGGCCTATTGAAGGGCACCGGAGGAGGCGACAAAGTGCATCGCGCCCCGGAGCTGGTTGAATTCTACCAGACGCTGATGAAGCGTGAGGCGAAGAAGGAACCGACTTCTCTGGGTTCTACGACATCGAGCACCGCTGACGCGAGAAGCAATATGATCGGAGAGATCGAGAACCGATCGACATTCCTCTTAGCTGTGAGTATCAGTTTCTGAATAGACTTTGTCTGAATTTTTCCATACACAATGCGAGTTACCAAAGTTACGCAATTTGGTTTGATTCAGGTAAAAGCTGATGTTGAGACACAAGGTGATTTTGTTGAATCTTTGGCCACCGAGGTCCGAGCTGCAAGATTTACAAATATTGAAGATCTTGTCTCCTTTGTTAATTGGCTGGACGAAGAACTGTCCTTCTTGGTTGGCAGCAACTGCTTTAACTAATTTCTCATTTACGCTTCATACCGTATTTCTGATTACATACCGTAGCAACTTCAAATGCTACAACTAACAAAATCTCCAAGTTACTTCCTATCTTATAAGGCATGTAATTTCTGTTTTGGTAGGTCGATGAACGGGCCGTTCTTAAGCACTTCGATTGGCCTGAGAGTAAAGCTGATGCCCTGAGAGAGGCGGCTTTCGAATACCAGGACCTGATGAAATTAGAGAAACAGGTCTCGTCTTTCGTCGACGACCCTAAACTTTCATGTGAACCTGCACTGAAGAAAATGTACTCGCTGCTCGAAAAGTAAGTCTCTGATGCCCAAATTGGTATATCTCAGTAACTCGAAAGAGGCATCTAAATAAGCAAGCACTACGAAAAGCAAAACACTAATTTCATTTCTTGAGCTTCTGACAAACAAATAGGAACtgatttttatgttttcttcaATATACTTAATATTGCTGTAACTTGATTTTCAGAGTCGAGCAGAGCGTTTACGCGCTCCTGCGAACCCGAGATATGGCTATTTCACGCTATAGGGAGTTCGGAATTCCAGTTGATTGGTTATCAGATGCAGGTGTAGTGGGCAAGGTATGTGTGAAACAACCAACTCTGACAACTTAAGCTGTTATTAGAGAATAGTGttctaaatttcaatattttcatAACCACAGATCCACTAACCGATATTCATTCTTTATTGTGTGATACTTCAGCAATTGACTTAAATATCTTgatgacgaaaaaaaaaattcactaaaaaACGATTTGAATTGTTGTTTGCAGATCAAACTATCATCTGTCCAACTGGCAAAGAAGTACATGAAGAGGGTCGCGACCGAGCTCGATGCTTTGAACGGCGCCGAGAAAGAGCATAACAGGGAATTCTTGCTTCTCCAGGGTGTGAGGTTCGCCTTCAGGGTTCATCAGGTGCGAGTTCTATCGACATCAAACAACTACAACTACTTTCTTTAGGTGTTTTGAACTTATTAGCCATGCAAAGTTATTACATGAAAGAACTTTTCAGTTAGAAACTAATCTTGTGATGTATATCACAGTTTGCGGGAGGATTCGACGCGGAGAGCATGCGGGCATTCGAGGAACTGAGAAGCAGGATGAATACGCAAGTTCCTGGTGCTCAGAAAACTGATGCCTGAGCTCTATTCGACAAGGATGAAAAAGTTGTAAGATGCTGATATATACACAAGATAAAgttgctagtaataataatttaaattaagatCCGGATGAGAAAGCTGTATAGGCACCCTCCTTGAATTTTATTATGTTGTTGGTGCAGTTTGATTATATTTGCAGGACCTAGTTTCATTCACTTGCGCACTGATGTTCATGTAgcaaaacagcaaaaaaaacaTTGTTATATATGCGAGTTCTTTgtaatttgtttttttgtttttgtttttttgagaaataggtagcctCGTTTGATTATATATGCGAGTTCTTTGTAATTTGTGAAATGTAAATTGCAACCTCGTGTAGATGATGGCTAGCCTCGTTTTGTACGGAAGATAAATTTACTTATTGCTTGAATTACTTGATGACCACATTATGACTAAAATTTATGTTAAATTACCGACCCTCCCTAACGCAAGTATCAAATGGcttaatggttgatatccgagatcgCAAATTCGAAGTGTAGgagtttatttattaaaaaaaataaacaaagtgggcAATATGTTatcttaaaagttaaattttaactttaataaatttatagttacgaaaataacatgaaatatactaattaaatatgtcaaaataaataatatatttaaaatttaaatttaaagtataattaattgattcaaattaaataaatttaaaaatataataatacaaataaaattgtgaaaatttaATATTCAGGTTCGTTGTGTATGATTTTACCTTCATTAAATACCAAAGAAACAAATGGAGGTAAACTCGGGGCGGCAGCTAGAAAACGACAGAAGTAGTTACCACATTTACTcttttacataaataaataaataaataaataaacctaACTTCCGGAAAACAATTACCTAGACCTTGTGTGCAGTTCATCATGAACCGCCGGATGAATAACCTTctattcaaaataatatttttctttttagtataaaattatTGGAAAAGAATTCgattaagaaaaaagaaaggattgATTGAATGGTATAATAAATATGAATGTACGTTTATAGGACAAAAAAGAGGGAGAAAGCAACATATTGAGAGTTATTGCTCgtacgaaaaaaagaaaattataaaaatatcaaaaatagtgaaaaataataaaagaatttttgtACGTCTATGcctctttcaattttttttttttctctaatctaTTTGACCAATCTGTGCGCCTTCTTGGTGTTCTTGCTCCAGCACTTTGGTCGCAAAATtctgtaataataataataataataataataaagctcTGCTTTGTTAATGAAACGCCTccagatattattttttaaggcTCTTGAGTAGATAAGCGCACGGTCTATAGCTGACGCGGTGGACCAGGTCCAGCTAACGATGCCCGGCCGAATCTAGATGCTAGATCAGCCGTCAGATCAGAACGCTCCAGACTCCTCCCACATCACGAGACAGTAATAGCAGGAAAAAGTCGCGGGCCCCCGAACCACACGTGTCACCGCGCATGTTCCAGCACGACGCGCCGAACTCGAGCCAGGTGGTGGGGTTCCTGACCCTGGTGGTCTCGGGCGCGATCCTGCTGGCGCTCACGGGGCTGACCCTGACCGGCTCCGTGATGGGCCTCGTCTTCTTCGGGCCCGTCATCCTCCTCTCCAGCCCCATCTGGGTCCCCGTCGCCGNGGAGCACGCGCCGAACTCGAGCCAGGTGGTGGGGTTCCTGACCCTGGTGGTCTCGGGCGCGATCCTGCTGGCGCTCACGGGGCTGACCCTGACCGGCTCCGTGATGGGCCTCGTCTTCTTCGGGCCCGTCATCCTCCTCTCCAGCCCCATCTGGGTCCCCGTCGCCGCCGCGCTCTTCGTGCTCGCCGCGGGCTCCCTCTGCGCCTGCGGCGCCGCCGTGGCGCTCGTCGCCGGCGCCACGTGGACCTACCGCTACTTCACGGGGCGCCACCCCGTCGGGTCGGGCCGGGTCGACTACGCCCGGAGCCGCATCGCCGACACCGCCAGCCACGTCAAGGACTACGCCCGCGACTACGGCGGCTACCTCCAGAACCGCACCAAGGACGCCGCCCCCGGAGCGTAACGTAGCAGAGCCCtagaattcaaaataaaaaatttaggtCTAAACCGTGTTCGGGTCGGGGTTTTGGTTtcgagttttttctttttttctttttttttttcctttccttaaATGTCCGGTTTGGGATACTCTGTTTGAGGTGTGGGTTGAGCACTATGATGAGGTTGATGATATATTGGTGAGCTGGTTTTGAATCGTCCCTTGAATCGGATTACGGGTGGGAAGGTCAACTCGGAGTCACGTGAACTTAGTGTGGTTTACTGTGAAGCTTCTCAAGGCTTTTTAGACTCTTATTTAGAAGTTTATTTAATAAATGGAATATTTGTGTAGTGGTAATGCCAACAAAATCAATGCTATCTGCatatcaataattaaaatataaattttatattctattcatttaaacattaaaattctttctgctatgctactatgctacCTCTTATCTACAATTAGGATGTAAATTTTACCTCTCTCTATCTAcagattatgattttttttctactaAAATTCTGGTAGTCGTCTGGGTCGTGTTCGACCACAATAGTCTTATAATATCGCAACGGACGGGAGGAACATTTGCAGGGAGCTGGTGTCGGTGACAGGTCAAGACTCCAAGGCTCCCAGAGGGAGTTCCCGCCTCGCCAGGCGCCAAAACGAACACTCACTCGTTAGGGCGAAAGCGCGTAAGGTGCAGCTGAGGGAGGGGGAGAGCTTGGAAATCAGGTCGCTCACTGGCAAGAAGCATAAGGAGAAGGGCCGTAACACCAGGACCATGGAGCGCCGTGCATCAGCCCAGGATAAAATTAAATCGAAAAGCGCTGAGTGCGGGATTCTCCTTAATGACGACGAGGCGCGTTGTTTTAAGGAATTCCTGAGCGTCTCCTCCTAGGAAGTGGAATTTGGGCGCTGTGTCGGTAGTAGGTGGATTGTCCTTTTATCATGTTCCAGTTATGTAGTTGGAATGTTAGGGGTAGTAGGTGGATTGTCCTTTTATCATGTTCCAGTTATGTAGTTGGAATGTTAGGGTCTGAACGACTGGAATAAAAGATGTTTAGTCAAGTCAGTAGTAGCTCAGTTCAGGAGGTCTCTTTTATGTTTCCAAGGATCCAAAGTGGAAGATATCTCTTGCTCTTTTCTTCAATCGTTTGCTAGCACTTTTATCGATAAATGTCATTTTATTAAAGTTGAAAGAGCATCGGGTGGCATTATCACTTGCTGGAGTTCGAAACTCTTCTCATGTAGTGAAGTTCTGATGTGTAGATTCTGCCTCACGGTGAGGCTAAAACATTTAGCTAGTGGTGTGCAATTCTATATTACGAACGTCCATGGCCCCACGACGTGGGAAGGAAAAGAGGAGTTTTGCGACGAATTGGCAGCACTCAAAGGAGTTTGCAATGGCCCGTGGGTAATGTGTGGAGACTTCAACCTTACCGGGAACCAACAAGAGCAAAGTGGTAGAAACTGGAGTGGACGACTGATGACTATGTTCACGGATCTTGTAAACAACCTGCAATTGATCGATCTACCTATGGGCAACCAAGCCTTCACTTGATCTAATATGCAAAACAATCCTACGCTTGCCAAGCTAGATCGTTTCCTCATTTCAACAGAATTAGATCAAGTTTTTCCGTTGAGCAAAGTCCGGGCCTTACCGTGAATTACCTTAGACCACACACCAATTTTGCTTTCCACCTGTGATAAAGTGAAACAAAGGACTGCTCAGATTTAAAAGGTTCTGGCTAGCACACGAGGACTTCTGCAATCTTGTACCCACTTGGTGGGCAGAAGTGCCGCGAAAAGGAGCCAGCATCCTCACCTTTACTTCTAAACTCGGACATTGTCGCATTCGAATTAAAGAATGGTGTTCCACGAGCTACTATAGCATCTCAGAAAAAGATCCAGCAGCTGGATCAATTGGAGGAGCACCACCCATTGACTACACAACAATTGAAGAGACGCAAGCAGCTAAAGAAACAACTTTTGGAGATTGTGGCAGACGAAGAGACTTTATGGAAAACCCGTGCTAAACAACACTGGCTAAAAGAAGGAGACGGCAATACCAATTTCTTTCACGCATGGGCTTATGGGAGGCGTTGTGAGAATTCTATAAGTGAGGTAGAAGACGAAGGTAGAACTTTTCTTAGGGAGGAGGAAAAAAGAGAGTATTTCTTTACCAAATTCAAAGATGTCTTCGCCCCAAGTACCAATGGTACGTCGTCGTGGGGGGATTGGAGTTCTCTCTTTAGAGACAACCCTTTACTAAATGTAGATCACCTCACCTCCTCTTTCTTTTTGGAGGAGATTAAGAAAGCCACATTCCAGTTAGGCAGTGATAAGGCGCTAGGGCAGGACGGGTTCAATCTTATGTTCTATCAGAAATTCTGGGAAGTGGTCAAAGACGATCTCCTGGATATTTTCCAAGATCTTTTCGATGGCAATGTGAATACGGTACCTATGGATTATTCTTTTATCTGTCTCATTCCTAAGAAAGAAGGGGCAAAATCAGTAGGCAATTTTAGGCCGATTAGTCTAATCAACAGTGTACAGAAAGTCATCTCCAAGGTGCTCGCAAACAGATTAGAAAAAGTTATGAAGGACATCATTTCTCCAACCCAATCAGCTTTCATTAAAGGGCATGTTATTTTGGATTCCTTTGCAACAGTGAATAAGATTGTAAGCTGGTGTTCGCGACTAGGGGTGGAAAGTGTAGGTATCAAGGTCGATTTTGAAAAGGCATATGACAGAGTGAGATGGGATTTCCTGCGACAGTCATGCAGTGGTTAGGGGCTCATCAAAAATGGTGCGGATGGATTGACCAATGTATATCTAACACTAAAATCGCCGTACTAGTTAACGGTGTCCCGACAAAGTGGATTAAAACAAAGAGGGGTCTATGGCAGGGCGATCACTTTCACCGTTCCTTTTTTTGCTGGTTGCAGAAGGCTTGGTGAGATTGACAAATACAGTGGTAAGGAACGGTTTGTTAAGAGGAGTCGGTCTCACTAGGGCTTCTAAAGTAGCCATCATTCAATACGCGGATGACACAATATTTTTCTGTGGAGCTAGGAAAAAACAAATTACCAACTTCCTCTTTATTTGGCATCTATTTGAATGGGCGTCTGGGCTGAAGATTAATCGAAACAAGTCCGAACTTTTCTACCTAGGGAGAGATGATCAGCAAGGTAGGAGTTTAGCGGCGAGTTTGGGTTGTAGATTGGGGTCCTTCCCGATTCGATATCTGGGACTCCCCCTTACTAGCGGACGGTTGCGTAAGGAGGACCAGTAGTCGGTATTCGACAAAGTAGAGAAAAAAGTTGAAGGGTGGCAAGCAAAACTTTTGTCATGAGGAGGAAGGCTGGTGCTAATCAACACGGTACGAGCGAACCTGCCACTGTACTTCTTTTCGATCTTCAGAGCACCTAAATGGGTTATATGCTGAATTGAAGCACTACGACGGGCTTTCTTCTGTCGAGGAAGGGGAGCTATAGCAGGTGGTCACTGTTTGGTTCGGTGGAAAGAGATTTGTAGAAATAAAAGGAAGGAGAGCTAGGTGTGTTGGACTTAGACAACATGAACTTAGCCCTATTgactaaatggtggtggagatTCTTCTCCGATAGGAATCACCTATGGGCACTTTAATAAAGGACACTTATTATACCAGAAGGAAATGTTGAAAGAGGGTGTGTCCTTTAGACCGCATTCCATTTGGTGGAGGTGTGTTCTCAAAACACGGGAAATTTTCAAGTGTGGTGTGTCATACTCTGTTGGCAATGGACAAAGTGTTAGCTTTTGGATGGACATCTGGAACGATCACGCTACTCTGAGAACCTTATTCCCAAGTCTTTTTGATGATGCGATGAGAAAGAATCTCAAGGTGGTGGATTGTTGGGGAGGGAACGGTTGGAAGTGGCGTAAGATCCTATTTGGGATCTCCCACACTTCCCAGCAGGACAGAGATCTAATTCAGAAGCTTAAAGAGTCGATAGTAGAGATTGTGATACCAAACAGAAAGGACAAGGTAAAGTATAGATGGGAGTGGTCGGAAATGTTCTCGGTGAAGTCGGCATATGACTTCCTACAGGATGGTGAAGTATGAAA
This region includes:
- the LOC109717243 gene encoding protein CHUP1, chloroplastic translates to MLVRLGFVVAASIAAYAVRQVNCSRPLQVKPPENGELAPKLEHKEEEEKDSEYDVKEHVEKEEEEEEEEEKVKTINSVINPAQSNSTPVNIEDDEMLPDFENLLSGEIELPLPNDKFDVKEKSQYDIEMANNASELERLRNLVKELEEREVKLEGELLEYYGLKEQESDIAELQKQLKIKTVEIDMLNITINSLQAERKKLQEEIAQSASAKKELEVARNKIKELQRQIQLDASQTKGQLLLLKQQVTGLQAKEEEASKRDAEVEKKLKAFKEMEVEVVELRRRSKELQHEKRELTVKLDAAEAKVAELSNLTESDLVASAREEITNLRHINEDLSKQVEGLQMNRFSEVEELVYLRWVNACLRYELRNYQTTSGKISARDLNKSLSPKSQERAKQLMLEYAGSERGQGDTDLESVSSMPSSPGSEDFDNASIDSLSSRYSSLSKKPTIIQKLKKWGKSKDDNGSLASPTRSPMRTSVSKAKGPLEALMLRNAGDGMAITSFGRKEQDPNDFLEDANLPQIRTQMSSNDQLNNVAASFHLMSRTVEGVAEDKYPAFKDRHKLALEREKAIKEKADQARAERFGNSSSDLKTKVEREKPVSLPPKLAQIKEKVPTASSDSNEQSSDSKMDSAVVVSKTKLAHIEKRAPRVPRPPPTPSGGAPASGNTSGGLPPPPPRPPPPPGAPPPPPPPGRPGGPPPPPPPPGGLLKGTGGGDKVHRAPELVEFYQTLMKREAKKEPTSLGSTTSSTADARSNMIGEIENRSTFLLAVKADVETQGDFVESLATEVRAARFTNIEDLVSFVNWLDEELSFLVDERAVLKHFDWPESKADALREAAFEYQDLMKLEKQVSSFVDDPKLSCEPALKKMYSLLEKVEQSVYALLRTRDMAISRYREFGIPVDWLSDAGVVGKIKLSSVQLAKKYMKRVATELDALNGAEKEHNREFLLLQGVRFAFRVHQFAGGFDAESMRAFEELRSRMNTQVPGAQKTDA
- the LOC109717867 gene encoding oleosin 16 kDa (The sequence of the model RefSeq protein was modified relative to this genomic sequence to represent the inferred CDS: added 80 bases not found in genome assembly); protein product: MADRQTGPAQQPSRAGRPAASLVARLQEHAPNSSQVVGFLTLVVSGAILLALTGLTLTGSVMGLVFFGPVILLSSPIWVPVAAALFVLAAGSLCACGAAVALVAGATWTYRYFTGRHPVGSGRVDYARSRIADTASHVKDYARDYGGYLQNRTKDAAPGA